One genomic region from Bos indicus isolate NIAB-ARS_2022 breed Sahiwal x Tharparkar chromosome 17, NIAB-ARS_B.indTharparkar_mat_pri_1.0, whole genome shotgun sequence encodes:
- the AP1B1 gene encoding AP-1 complex subunit beta-1 isoform X1: MTDSKYFTTTKKGEIFELKAELNSDKKEKKKEAVKKVIASMTVGKDVSALFPDVVNCMQTDNLELKKLVYLYLMNYAKSQPDMAIMAVNTFVKDCEDPNPLIRALAVRTMGCIRVDKITEYLCEPLRKCLKDEDPYVRKTAAVCVAKLHDINAQLVEDQGFLDTLKDLISDSNPMVVANAVAALSEIAESHPSSNLLDLNPQSINKLLTALNECTEWGQIFILDCLANYTPKDDREAQSICERVTPRLSHANSAVVLSAVKVLMKFMEMLSKDLDYYGTLLKKLAPPLVTLLSAEPELQYVALRNINLIVQKRPEVLKHEMKVFFVKYNDPIYVKLEKLDIMIRLASQANIAQVLAELKEYATEVDVDFVRKAVRAIGRCAIKVEQSAERCVSTLLDLIQTKVNYVVQEAIVVIKDIFRKYPNKYESVIATLCENLDSLDEPEARAAMIWIVGEYAERIDNADELLESFLEGFHDESTQVQLQLLTAIVKLFLKKPTETQELVQQVLSLATQDSDNPDLRDRGYIYWRLLSTDPVAAKEVVLAEKPLISEETDLIEPTLLDELICYIGTLASVYHKPPSAFVEGGRGVVHKSLPPRTASSESTESPETAPAGAPPGEQLDAVPTQGDLLGDLLNLDLGPPVSGPPLAASAVQMGAVDLLGGGLDSLMGDEPEGIGAPSFVAPPAAAVPANLGAPMGSGLSDLFDLTSGVGTLSGSYVAPKAVWLPAMKAKGLEISGTFTRQAGTISMDLQLTNKALQVMTDFAIQFNRNSFGLAPAAPLQVHAPLSPTQTVEISLPLSTAGSVMKTEPLNSLQVAVKNNIDVFYFSTLYPLHILFVEDGKMDRQMFLATWKDIPNENEAQFQIRDCPLNAEAVSSRLQSSNIFTVARRNVEGQDMLYQSLKLTNGIWVLAELRIQPGNPSFTLSLKCRAPEVSQHVYQAYETILKN, from the exons ATGACGGACTCCAAGTACTTCACCACGACTAAGAAAG GAGAAATCTTTGAGCTGAAGGCAGAACTGAACAGTGacaagaaggagaagaagaaggaagcGGTGAAGAAAGTGATCGCGTCCATGACCGTGGGCAAAGACGTCAG TGCCCTCTTCCCCGACGTGGTGAACTGTATGCAGACAGACAACCTGGAGCTGAAGAAGCTGGTGTACctgtacctgatgaactatgccaAGAGTCAGCCCGACATGGCCATCATGGCCGTCAACACCTTCGTGAAG GACTGTGAGGACCCCAACCCCCTGATCCGGGCCCTGGCGGTACGGACCATGGGCTGCATCCGCGTTGACAAGATCACAGAGTACCTGTGCGAGCCACTCCGGAAGTGCCTGAAGGACGAGGACCCCTACGTGCGCAAGACGGCGGCCGTGTGCGTGGCCAAGCTCCACGACATCAACGCCCAGCTGGTAGAGGACCAGGGCTTCCTGGACACGCTCAAAGACCTCATCTCTGACTCTAACCCCATG GTGGTGGCGAACGCGGTGGCCGCCCTCTCGGAGATCGCCGAGTCTCACCCCAGCAGCAACCTGCTCGACCTGAACCCACAGTCCATCAACAAGCTGCTCACAGCCCTGAACGAGTGCACTGAGTGGGGCCAGATCTTCATCCTGGACTGCCTGGCCAACTACACGCCCAAAGACGACCGGGAGGCCCAGAG CATCTGTGAGCGGGTCACCCCCAGGCTGTCCCACGCCAACTCTGCCGTGGTGCTGTCGGCTGTGAAGGTGCTGATGAAGTTCATGGAGATGCTGTCCAAGGACCTAGACTACTACGGCACGCTGCTCAAGAAGCTGGCGCCGCCCCTGGTCACGCTGCTGTCGGCCGAGCCCGAGCTGCAGTATGTGGCCCTGCGAAACATCAACCTCATCGTGCAGAAAAG GCCTGAGGTCCTGAAGCACGAGATGAAGGTGTTCTTCGTGAAGTACAACGACCCCATCTATGTGAAGCTGGAGAAGCTGGACATCATGATCCGCCTGGCCTCCCAGGCCAACATCGCCCAG GTGTTGGCGGAGCTGAAAGAGTACGCAACCGAGGTGGACGTGGACTTTGTACGGAAGGCTGTGCGAGCCATCGGCCGTTGTGCCATCAAGGTGGAG CAATCCGCCGAGCGCTGCGTGAGCACGCTGCTCGACCTCATCCAGACCAAGGTCAACTACGTGGTTCAGGAGGCCATCGTGGTCATCAAGGACATCTTCCGCAAGTACCCCAACAA GTACGAGAGTGTGATTGCCACGCTGTGCGAGAACCTAGATTCCCTGGACGAGCCCGAGGCGCGAGCCGCCATGATCTGGATTGTGGGCGAGTACGCCGAGCGGATAGACAACGCGGATGAGCTACTGGAGAGCTTCCTGGAGGGCTTCCATGACGAGAGCACCCAG gtgcagctgcagctgctgacggCTATCGTGAAGCTCTTTCTGAAGAAGCCGACAGAGACCCAGGAGCTGGTGCAGCAGGTCCTCAGCTTGGCCACGCAG GACTCAGACAACCCAGACCTGCGGGACCGTGGCTACATCTACTGGCGCCTGCTCTCCACGGACCCCGTGGCTGCCAAGGAGGTGGTGCTGGCTGAGAAGCCGCTCATCTCCGAGGAGACAGACCTCATTGAGCCCACGCTGCTGGACGAGCTCATCTGCTACATTGGCACACTGGCCTCTGTCTACCACAAGCCGCCCAGTGCCTTCGTGGAGGGGGGCCGGGGCGTCGTGCACAAGAGCCTGCCACCCCGCACCGCCTC GAGCGAGAGCACGGAGAGCCCAGAGACGGCCCCAGCTGGAGCGCCCCCCGGAGAGCAGCTGGATGCCGTCCCCACGCAGGGCGACCTGCTGGGTGACCTCCTCAACCTGGACCTCGGGCCTCCGGTCAGCGGCCCGCCCCTGGCCGCCTCCGCGGTGCAGATGGGCGCCGTGGACCTGCTTGGCGGTGGCCTTGACAGCCTG ATGGGGGATGAGCCTGAAGGG aTCGGAGCCCCCAGCTTCGTGGCAcccccagcagcagcagtaccagctAACCTAGGAGCGCCCATGGGCAGTGGCCTGAGTGATCTCTTTGACCTGACCAGTGGCGTGGGCACCTTGTCGGGATCCTATGTGGCTCCCAAAGCA GTCTGGCTGCCAGCCATGAAGGCCAAAGGGTTGGAGATCTCGGGCACCTTCACCCGCCAAGCGGGCACCATCTCCATGGACCTGCAGCTGACCAACAAGGCCCTGCAGGTCATGACTGACTTCGCAATCCAGTTCAACCGCAACAG CTTTGGCCTGGCCCCCGCCGCCCCACTCCAGGTCCACGCACCGCTTAGCCCCACCCAGACCGTGGAGATCTCCCTGCCTCTCAGCACAGCGGGCTCGGTCATGAAGACAGAGCCGCTGAACAGCCTGCAG GtggctgtaaagaacaacatagACGTTTTCTACTTCAGCACCTTGTACCCGCTCCACATCCTCTTTGTGGAGGACGGGAAGATGG ACCGGCAGATGTTCCTGGCCACGTGGAAGGACATTCCCAATGAGAACGAGGCCCAGTTCCAGATCAGAGACTGCCCCCTCAACGCGG AGGCCGTGAGCAGCCGGCTGCAGAGCAGCAACATCTTCACTGTGGCCAGGAGGAACGTGGAGGGCCAGGACATGCTCTACCAGTCTCTCAAGCTGACCAACGGCATCTGGGTGCTAGCCGAGCTGCGCATCCAGCCAGGCAACCCCAGCTTCACG CTGTCCCTGAAGTGCCGAGCTCCGGAGGTGTCCCAGCACGTGTACCAGGCCTACGAGACCATCCTGAAGAACTGA
- the AP1B1 gene encoding AP-1 complex subunit beta-1 isoform X2, with protein sequence MTDSKYFTTTKKGEIFELKAELNSDKKEKKKEAVKKVIASMTVGKDVSALFPDVVNCMQTDNLELKKLVYLYLMNYAKSQPDMAIMAVNTFVKDCEDPNPLIRALAVRTMGCIRVDKITEYLCEPLRKCLKDEDPYVRKTAAVCVAKLHDINAQLVEDQGFLDTLKDLISDSNPMVVANAVAALSEIAESHPSSNLLDLNPQSINKLLTALNECTEWGQIFILDCLANYTPKDDREAQSICERVTPRLSHANSAVVLSAVKVLMKFMEMLSKDLDYYGTLLKKLAPPLVTLLSAEPELQYVALRNINLIVQKRPEVLKHEMKVFFVKYNDPIYVKLEKLDIMIRLASQANIAQVLAELKEYATEVDVDFVRKAVRAIGRCAIKVEQSAERCVSTLLDLIQTKVNYVVQEAIVVIKDIFRKYPNKYESVIATLCENLDSLDEPEARAAMIWIVGEYAERIDNADELLESFLEGFHDESTQVQLQLLTAIVKLFLKKPTETQELVQQVLSLATQDSDNPDLRDRGYIYWRLLSTDPVAAKEVVLAEKPLISEETDLIEPTLLDELICYIGTLASVYHKPPSAFVEGGRGVVHKSLPPRTASSESTESPETAPAGAPPGEQLDAVPTQGDLLGDLLNLDLGPPVSGPPLAASAVQMGAVDLLGGGLDSLIGAPSFVAPPAAAVPANLGAPMGSGLSDLFDLTSGVGTLSGSYVAPKAVWLPAMKAKGLEISGTFTRQAGTISMDLQLTNKALQVMTDFAIQFNRNSFGLAPAAPLQVHAPLSPTQTVEISLPLSTAGSVMKTEPLNSLQVAVKNNIDVFYFSTLYPLHILFVEDGKMDRQMFLATWKDIPNENEAQFQIRDCPLNAEAVSSRLQSSNIFTVARRNVEGQDMLYQSLKLTNGIWVLAELRIQPGNPSFTLSLKCRAPEVSQHVYQAYETILKN encoded by the exons ATGACGGACTCCAAGTACTTCACCACGACTAAGAAAG GAGAAATCTTTGAGCTGAAGGCAGAACTGAACAGTGacaagaaggagaagaagaaggaagcGGTGAAGAAAGTGATCGCGTCCATGACCGTGGGCAAAGACGTCAG TGCCCTCTTCCCCGACGTGGTGAACTGTATGCAGACAGACAACCTGGAGCTGAAGAAGCTGGTGTACctgtacctgatgaactatgccaAGAGTCAGCCCGACATGGCCATCATGGCCGTCAACACCTTCGTGAAG GACTGTGAGGACCCCAACCCCCTGATCCGGGCCCTGGCGGTACGGACCATGGGCTGCATCCGCGTTGACAAGATCACAGAGTACCTGTGCGAGCCACTCCGGAAGTGCCTGAAGGACGAGGACCCCTACGTGCGCAAGACGGCGGCCGTGTGCGTGGCCAAGCTCCACGACATCAACGCCCAGCTGGTAGAGGACCAGGGCTTCCTGGACACGCTCAAAGACCTCATCTCTGACTCTAACCCCATG GTGGTGGCGAACGCGGTGGCCGCCCTCTCGGAGATCGCCGAGTCTCACCCCAGCAGCAACCTGCTCGACCTGAACCCACAGTCCATCAACAAGCTGCTCACAGCCCTGAACGAGTGCACTGAGTGGGGCCAGATCTTCATCCTGGACTGCCTGGCCAACTACACGCCCAAAGACGACCGGGAGGCCCAGAG CATCTGTGAGCGGGTCACCCCCAGGCTGTCCCACGCCAACTCTGCCGTGGTGCTGTCGGCTGTGAAGGTGCTGATGAAGTTCATGGAGATGCTGTCCAAGGACCTAGACTACTACGGCACGCTGCTCAAGAAGCTGGCGCCGCCCCTGGTCACGCTGCTGTCGGCCGAGCCCGAGCTGCAGTATGTGGCCCTGCGAAACATCAACCTCATCGTGCAGAAAAG GCCTGAGGTCCTGAAGCACGAGATGAAGGTGTTCTTCGTGAAGTACAACGACCCCATCTATGTGAAGCTGGAGAAGCTGGACATCATGATCCGCCTGGCCTCCCAGGCCAACATCGCCCAG GTGTTGGCGGAGCTGAAAGAGTACGCAACCGAGGTGGACGTGGACTTTGTACGGAAGGCTGTGCGAGCCATCGGCCGTTGTGCCATCAAGGTGGAG CAATCCGCCGAGCGCTGCGTGAGCACGCTGCTCGACCTCATCCAGACCAAGGTCAACTACGTGGTTCAGGAGGCCATCGTGGTCATCAAGGACATCTTCCGCAAGTACCCCAACAA GTACGAGAGTGTGATTGCCACGCTGTGCGAGAACCTAGATTCCCTGGACGAGCCCGAGGCGCGAGCCGCCATGATCTGGATTGTGGGCGAGTACGCCGAGCGGATAGACAACGCGGATGAGCTACTGGAGAGCTTCCTGGAGGGCTTCCATGACGAGAGCACCCAG gtgcagctgcagctgctgacggCTATCGTGAAGCTCTTTCTGAAGAAGCCGACAGAGACCCAGGAGCTGGTGCAGCAGGTCCTCAGCTTGGCCACGCAG GACTCAGACAACCCAGACCTGCGGGACCGTGGCTACATCTACTGGCGCCTGCTCTCCACGGACCCCGTGGCTGCCAAGGAGGTGGTGCTGGCTGAGAAGCCGCTCATCTCCGAGGAGACAGACCTCATTGAGCCCACGCTGCTGGACGAGCTCATCTGCTACATTGGCACACTGGCCTCTGTCTACCACAAGCCGCCCAGTGCCTTCGTGGAGGGGGGCCGGGGCGTCGTGCACAAGAGCCTGCCACCCCGCACCGCCTC GAGCGAGAGCACGGAGAGCCCAGAGACGGCCCCAGCTGGAGCGCCCCCCGGAGAGCAGCTGGATGCCGTCCCCACGCAGGGCGACCTGCTGGGTGACCTCCTCAACCTGGACCTCGGGCCTCCGGTCAGCGGCCCGCCCCTGGCCGCCTCCGCGGTGCAGATGGGCGCCGTGGACCTGCTTGGCGGTGGCCTTGACAGCCTG aTCGGAGCCCCCAGCTTCGTGGCAcccccagcagcagcagtaccagctAACCTAGGAGCGCCCATGGGCAGTGGCCTGAGTGATCTCTTTGACCTGACCAGTGGCGTGGGCACCTTGTCGGGATCCTATGTGGCTCCCAAAGCA GTCTGGCTGCCAGCCATGAAGGCCAAAGGGTTGGAGATCTCGGGCACCTTCACCCGCCAAGCGGGCACCATCTCCATGGACCTGCAGCTGACCAACAAGGCCCTGCAGGTCATGACTGACTTCGCAATCCAGTTCAACCGCAACAG CTTTGGCCTGGCCCCCGCCGCCCCACTCCAGGTCCACGCACCGCTTAGCCCCACCCAGACCGTGGAGATCTCCCTGCCTCTCAGCACAGCGGGCTCGGTCATGAAGACAGAGCCGCTGAACAGCCTGCAG GtggctgtaaagaacaacatagACGTTTTCTACTTCAGCACCTTGTACCCGCTCCACATCCTCTTTGTGGAGGACGGGAAGATGG ACCGGCAGATGTTCCTGGCCACGTGGAAGGACATTCCCAATGAGAACGAGGCCCAGTTCCAGATCAGAGACTGCCCCCTCAACGCGG AGGCCGTGAGCAGCCGGCTGCAGAGCAGCAACATCTTCACTGTGGCCAGGAGGAACGTGGAGGGCCAGGACATGCTCTACCAGTCTCTCAAGCTGACCAACGGCATCTGGGTGCTAGCCGAGCTGCGCATCCAGCCAGGCAACCCCAGCTTCACG CTGTCCCTGAAGTGCCGAGCTCCGGAGGTGTCCCAGCACGTGTACCAGGCCTACGAGACCATCCTGAAGAACTGA